A stretch of Plasmodium chabaudi chabaudi strain AS genome assembly, chromosome: 14 DNA encodes these proteins:
- a CDS encoding subpellicular microtubule protein 2, putative, which translates to MDQFNYAGLSSERLDHLKNFDVRKRSVFNGNNFSYGNNIYGILHNCPNEKKNIADGCFLKYGLKHRNSDMKYAGLQSEIKNDIDLRNRRIKNDISHHGELLKGIIQNNVSDADLNDSKYFFSDKGHVLTPKRALSRHVDDSEIDKYFSTKYAVTDKSSGRTEIMVERKPGCSNIIVQNFSEFDAYATYKKQDARKNRRDSFVHTKMGIVPRDDASTTNQSSKAQAIFTDIHRSDNIAPDKYWLCPTVESEKKNSLNIRY; encoded by the exons ATGGACCAATTTAATTATGCCGGATTAAGTTCTGAACGTTTggatcatttaaaaaattttgatgtCAGAAAAAGATCCGTATttaatggaaataatttttcatatggTAATAACATTTATGGAATTTTGCATAATTGCcctaatgaaaaaaaaaatatagcagatggatgttttttaaaatacgGTCTTAAACATAGAAACAGTGATATGAAATATGCAGGCTTGCAAtcagaaattaaaaatgatatcgATCTAAGAAATAGacgaattaaaaatgatataagcCACCATGGGGAATTATTAAAGGgcattatacaaaataatgtaagTGATGCAGATTTAAAtgattcaaaatattttttttctgacaAAGGACATGTATTAACACCGAAAAGAGCATTATCTAGGCATGTTGATGATAGTGAAAtcgataaatatttttctacgAAATACGCGGTAACAGATAAATCAAGTGGTAGAACAGAAATTATGGTGGAAAGAAAGCCTGGTTGTTCCAATATTATTGTTCAAAACTTCTCAGAATTCGATGCATATGCaacttataaaaaacaagatGCTAGAAAAAACCGAAGGGATTCGTTTGTTCATACCAAAATg GGAATAGTTCCAAGAGACGATGCATCCACTACCAATCAGAGCAGCAAAGCACAAGCCATATTTACTGACATTCATAGAAGTGATAACATAGCTCCAGATAAATATTGGTTGTGCCCAACAGTtgaaagtgaaaaaaaaaatagcctAAATATTAGAtactaa
- a CDS encoding ATP-dependent protease subunit ClpQ, putative, whose amino-acid sequence MFFKSLSNIVKPRKQITTAIQRSYFSDSGKIVIPRHGTTILCVRKNNEVCLIGDGMVSQGTMIVKGNAKKIRRLKDNILMGFAGATADCFTLLDKFETKIDEYPNQLLRSCVELAKLWRTDRYLRHLEAVLIVADKDTLLEVTGNGDVLEPSGNVLGTGSGGPYAIAAARALYDIENLSAKDIAYKAMNIAADMCCHTNHNFICETL is encoded by the exons atgttttttaaatccCTTTCAAATATAGTTAAACCGCGAAAACAAATAACCACAGCAATTCAA AGAAGCTACTTTTCTGATAGTGGAAAGATTGTGATACCGCGACATGGAACTACGATATTATGCGTGCGCAAAAACAATGAAGTg TGTTTAATCGGTGATGGCATGGTTTCCCAAGGAACAATG ATAGTTAAAGGAAacgcaaaaaaaataagaaggCTAAAAGATAACATTTTAATGGGCTTCGCAGGCGCTACAGCAGATTGTTTTACCTTATTAGACAAATTTGAAACAAAAATTGACGAATACCCaa ATCAACTTCTGAGAAGCTGTGTTGAACTAGCCAAATTGTGGCGAACTGATAGATATTTACGTCATTTGGAAGCAGTATTAATAGTGGCTGACAAGGACACTTTATTAGAGGTAACCGGAAATGGTGATGTTTTAGAACCATCTGGAAATGTTTTAGGGACAGGATCGGGAGGCCCATATGCAATAGCAGCTGCAAGAGCTTTATACGATATCGAAAATTTATCTGCTAAGGACATTGCTTATAAAGCTATGAATATTGCCGCTGATATGTGCTGTCACACGAATCATAACTTTATATGCGAAACGTTgtag
- a CDS encoding WD repeat-containing protein, putative, with protein sequence MEQNKVMLIYDNYDILCINADNERCENKFELSIKDNEKKICMLKNGNFLILNANRKIITQYSSTKSNAIYTKHLRVYINIIKLTKNEKLILGGDKTGNIYIWSSITGLLISSFQAHFGCIKDIIIDQTLNVVYTYSDDNIIHVYNLHDMLRKKSATKPMLFYQHDINTSIKQILPITPNIYDSYFTLISLTNDGSLYIWGLKTNQPIQILKTYSMNCSYICSNYPFNTHLYLCKGKKIFRIPIASLLDNGHGHSNECKEDRKPHLANINKCNNDYVKIIKNDEQENKTFKDEKYENFKDNKLLKNYSQNHPYFNLKNFTTFIGHKNDIIKCYVSDKNQFMISLGKDGLKIWDIYNCYPIKTLKYGENIIDFYVPSNKQFSYLVELPNLVLEYEDDTKINIIDEISETKIPEEYNQIFKEDQSLMINMATIFAQHGIY encoded by the coding sequence atggaacAGAACAAAGTAATGCTAATTTATGACAACTATGATATACTTTGTATAAATGCAGATAACGAAAGATGTGAAAATAAGTTTGAACTATCAATTAAAGAtaatgagaaaaaaatatgtatgcttaaaaatggaaattttttaattttaaatgcaaatagaaaaattataacacAATATTCATCCACAAAAAGTAAtgcaatatatacaaaacaTTTACGagtgtatataaatataattaaattaacaaaaaatgaaaaattaattttggGGGGTGATAAAAcaggaaatatatatatatggtcTTCTATAACAGGACTATTAATTAGTTCATTTCAGGCACATTTTGGATgtataaaagatataataattgatCAAACATTAAATgttgtatatacatatagtgatgataatataattcatgtatataatttacatgacatgttaagaaaaaaaagtgcAACTAAACCAATGCTATTTTATCAAcatgatataaatacaagTATAAAGCAAATTCTTCCAATAACaccaaatatatatgattcatattttacattaatTTCTTTAACTAATGATGGaagtttatatatttggggattaaaaacaaatcaaccaatacaaatattaaaaacatattcaATGAATTgctcatatatatgttcaAATTACCCATTTAATACAcacttatatttatgtaaagGCAAGAAAATATTCCGAATACCAATTGCTAGCTTGCTTGACAATGGACATGGACATAGCAACGAGTGTAAAGAGGATAGAAAACCTCATCTTgcaaacataaataaatgtaacAACGATTATGTAAAAATCATAAAGAATGATGAACAAGAgaataaaacatttaaggatgaaaaatatgaaaattttaaagataataaacttttaaaaaattattctcAAAACCatccatattttaatttaaaaaattttactaCATTTATAGGccataaaaatgatataataaaatgttatgTTAGTGATAAAAATCAATTTATGATTTCTTTAGGTAAAGATggattaaaaatatgggatatatataattgttatcctataaaaacattaaaatatggagaaaatattattgattTTTATGTACCATCAAATAAACAGTTTTCTTACTTAGTAGAACTACCAAATTTAGTTCTTGAATATGAAGAtgatacaaaaataaatattattgatgAGATTAGTGAAACCAAGATTCCAGAAGAATATAACCAAATCTTTAAAGAAGATCAAAGCTTAATGATTAATATGGCAACTATATTTGCGCAACATggcatatattaa